From one Felis catus isolate Fca126 chromosome E2, F.catus_Fca126_mat1.0, whole genome shotgun sequence genomic stretch:
- the LOC123382413 gene encoding uncharacterized protein LOC123382413 — protein sequence MWASSPRPPQSTLTPPPRAARCRACTRSRSPHVGRQAPPSPGVLPAPSSGHLSRRPRGVGDSGSVGLRVRSSRAARVTSGPHHVKRGTKEDHFRSCRPVSGSLKGAAPPPPPPPPSVGGSGSVSRWYARVFWKLYSTSLGLDDLLPGNCKTLTERSGCGCRLQEVPCINQNANVINLSLHVIQNLTVEVGRPDPLRSLEWWRSWRLSVSTKTTQITLCAYRQKNGPDEKARQGHRPGEDARQPGLTPTAGGDTERPNCCGVSSTTGRGTHIPCEPANALRGIYPTDACTCSPNVSWARTTVAASTQSPRLCADLCPLPNSCVRVPTPQHLRM from the exons ATGTGGGCGTCCAGTCCCCGCCCCCCGCAGAGTACTCTGACCCCGCCTCCGCGGGCGGCTCGCTGCCGCGCCTGCACCCGCTCCCGTTCCCCCCACGTGGGGCGCCAGGCCCCGCCCTCTCCGGGCGTGCTCCCGGCCCCCTCCTCCGGTCACCTGTCCCGGAGACCCCGCGGCGTCGGCGACTCCGGCTCCGTCGGCCTCCGCGTCCGCAGCTCCCGGGCCGCGCGCGTCACTTCCGGTCCGCACCACGTGAAGAGGGGAACGAAAGAGGATCACTTCCGGTCCTGCCGTCCCGTTTCCGGGAGTCTTAAAGGCGccgcaccccccccacctcccccccccccctccgtggGTGGAAGCGGGAGTGTGTCTAGGTGGTACGCAAGGGTGTTCTGGAAGCTTTACTCAACTTCGTTGGGCCTAGATGACCTTCTTCCAGG GAACTGCAAGACGCTCACTGAGAGATCCGGATGTGGCTGCAGACTCCAGGAGGTTCCATGCATTAACCAAAACGCCAACGTGATAAACCTATCATTACACGTCATACAAAATTTGACCGTTGAAGTGGGCAGACCGGATCCCCTGAGGTCActg GAGTGGTGGAGATCCTGGCGACTTTCAGTATCTACTAAGACCACGCAAATAACCCTTTGCGCTTACCGGCAAAAGAACGGCCCAGATGAAAAGGCCCGACAAGGTCACAGGCCTGGTGAGGATGCGCGGCAGCCGGGACTGACGCCCACTGCTGGAGGGGACACAGAACGCCCCAACTGCTGTGGAGTAAGTTCTACGACGGGCCGAGGCACACACATACCCTGTGAGCCAGCAAATGCACTGCGGGGCATTTACCCAACAGATGCGTGCACGTGCTCACCAAACGTGTCGTGGGCAAGAACGACCGTGGCAGCTTCGACACAATCGCCCCGCTTATGCGCTGATTTGTGTCCCCTCCCCAATTCGTGTGTCAGAGTCCCTaccccccagcacctcagaatgtaa
- the BBC3 gene encoding bcl-2-binding component 3: protein MARARQEGSSPEPVEGLARDGPRPFPLSRLVPSAVSCGLCEPGLPAAPAAPALLPAAYLCAPTAPPAVTAALGGPRWPGGPRSRPRGPRPDGPQPSLSPAEQHLESPVPSAPGALAGGPTQAAPGVRGEEEQWAREIGAQLRRMADDLNALYERRRQEEQQRHRPSPWRVLYNLIMGLLPLPRARGAPEMEPN, encoded by the exons ATGGCCCGAGCACGCCAGGAGGGCAGCTCCCCGGAGCCCGTAGAGGGCCTGGCCCGCGACGGCCCGCGCCCCTTTCCCCTCAGCCGCCTGGTGCCCTCGGCCGTGTCCTGCGGCCTCTGCGAGCCCGGCctgcccgccgcccccgccgcccccgccctgcTGCCCGCCGCCTACCTCTgcgcccccaccgccccgcccgcCGTCACCGCCGCCCTGGGGGGCCCCCGCTGGCCTGGGGGTCCCCGCAGCCGGCCCCGAGGGCCGCGCCCCGACG GTCCTCAGCCCTCACTCTCGCCGGCAGAGCAGCACCTGGAATCGCCGGTGCCCAGCGCCCCGGGGGCCCTGGCGGGCGgccccacccaggcagccccgGGAGTccggggggaggaggagcagtgGGCCCGGGAGATCGGGGCCCAGCTGCGGCGGATGGCGGACGACCTCAACGCGCTGTACGAGCGGCGG aGACAAGAGGAGCAGCAGCGACACCGCCCCTCACCCTGGAGGGTCCTGTACAATCTCATCATGGGACTCCTGCCCTTACCCAGGGCCCGCGGGGCCCCGGAGATGGAGCCCAATTAG